Within Salmo trutta chromosome 30, fSalTru1.1, whole genome shotgun sequence, the genomic segment GGCATCCAAAGGGAGGTTTGTCTTTGTCTTCTACTGGCACAATCACTTTGTTACCACACATGACCAGCTCCTTCTCCGCCAAAGAGGGTACGTTATCATTGATATCCCCCAGGTGAACCAGAATGGTGCATGTAGCTGTGGCAGGAGGTTTGCCTGAGAGATGAAGAGATTCTTTAAATACTTTATTATGCTCAataccatatactgtacatatgcatacgtacgtacacacacagcTACATGCATGTTCACACGCACGCAGGTGCACATGCaggctcacacacaaacactcacacacagacacagacaaacgCACACCTCACGCACTAACCGTCATCAATGGCATGGATTAGGATAGTGTATATGTTGTCTTTGTTGACGTGAGGTGACTCCCGGTCCATCTTCTTCACTGTAGTAACCGCTCCTGTCTTGTTATCTATGGTGACCCAGCCTGCTGGGTCCTCAACTAACTCATACCTGGTCAGGACATGGACGGGACAGATAGATGCTTACTTTGAATGCATACTGCTCATACAAAATACGTTGTGGTAATCAATATCACAACCCAGGTGAATCTGAGTCATCACATATTGCCACCTACCTGATTTTTCCCACATCTGAGTCAACGTCGGTGACCTTGGGAGTGTACAGCAACATCCctgtcacctcctcctccttcacgtACACGTTTACCACCTTTTTGTCAAACTCCGGGGGGTCGTTCACGTCAATCACCTTCACCGCCACGTTCACCGTCTGAGGGAGCGCGGTCAGGGTTTTAGGGGAGTTGGGCCCTCCGGAGCCACACACAAACAAAGGCTCCTCGTTCTCCACAGCGATCTCCACGTTGGTCACCGTCGTCTTCTCAAAATCCTTCCCCTGGGAAATGTAGTCCCGTACTTATGTTAGAGCAATGCAAGTCAATACAATACAAAAATGGAAAAAACTACTTGGAATTGtactatcttaatttgaccagtttctcacagcaggaaagtaatcctgcagcaacaagacATGTGAGTTAATATGTGGAGTACAATTAATgggcatttttgtaggggtttatacatttttcatcagggcaaatcaagtccgacattttaaagtggaaattacaaactatGGAAGACTTTTTAAATTTTGAATACGCTACAAGTTTGCATttactgctgtgcaggaaaatgatctgcaacaacagagtgatcaaattaaaatgGCAAATCTGTAAGTGACGTTGATGCTCAGAACCTTGTATAAGGTCATAAGGTCAAACAGACTCACCTTGATGACAGTCAGTATACCCTCGTTGGTCTTGGGGTCGGTCTCAATCTTATAGTTCCCTTCCTCGTTCCCCTTAACAATGGAGTAAACAGCCCGCCATGCGGGGGTGTTGGGGGTGTCTGCGTCAGTCACAGCCACTCGGAGTATCTCCCTATTGGACTCCATCTCCATAACCTGAGTATTGTACTGCACAGAAAGAAGGTAAAGTAAATATTTGTGTTTCACAAATCAATAAAGACATGTTCACTCAATCAATCAGTTGATCAATtgattaatcaaccaatcaaccaacaaaTCATTGAATCAGTCAATCAACCAGTCAACCAACTTGGAACTTACCGTCTTGTTTTTGAACACTGGCTGGTGAGTGTTGGAGTCCATTATGTGGAGGTTGACCACTGCAGTTGAGGACAGGGCTGGTTTCCCATGATCCTTAGCTTCAACAACCACTTTATACATCTTTACTTTCTACATGAAGaacaaaataaatgaaatattgaTCCCACCATTTTAAAATAcagatgtacactgagtgtacagaacattaagaacacctttgtaatattgagttgcaccccctttttgccctcagaacagcctcaattcatcgaggcatggactctacgaggtgttgaaagcattccagaGGGATGCAGGCCCATGTTgagtccaatgcttcccacagttgtgtcaagttggctggatgtcctttgggtggtggaccattcttgatacacataggaaactgttgagcataaaATCCCaacaacgttgcagttcttgacacaaaccggtgcgcctgacaGCTACTACCTTACCCTAAACAAAAATAtcgcttaaatcttttgtcttgcccattcgctctctgaatggcacatacacaattcatgtctcatttgtctcaaggctaaaacatccttctttaacctgtctcctccgcttcctctacactgattgaagtggatttaacaagtgacatcaataagggatcatagctttcacctggattcccctggtcagaCTATGtcatgttcataatgttttgtgcatgtgtttgtgcgtgGGTacgtcaagtgtgtgtgtgtctgtgtatgtaatggcttgtctgtgtgtgcgtgtgtgttgtagTGGAACCTCACGTCATAGTCGAAGCAGCCGGTGAAGGTGAGCTGGCTCATCTTGGTGCCCTCCACCTGCTTCAGGTTGATCTGGGGCTCAGCTGGCTCCTGAGACAACACCCTTAAACTGATGGTGGAGTTCTCTGTGTTCGCCTCATCCCTGTCCCTGGCTGTCAGAGGCACTGGCAGATAGCCTAAGACggggagaggagggcaggaggagaagatCAGGAAGGATGAGGAGGAATattggggaagaggaggaggagaaaagggGAAATGAGTTCCCCTTTACATGTTCTCTCTGCTCAAAAAGAGCACCCACTTGTCACTTGATTTCTCAGCCAAACGCAACGACTGATTGGTTTTGTGCGAACAGTCTGGTTAAGTATACTTTGTGCAAGGCCTATATGCAGGCATATGATTTACAGCCTTTGTGTGTACTGACCCTCTGGTAAACTTTCTTTCACACTGGCTTTCGTGACAAGGTTCTCAAAGTAAGGCGCATTGTCATTGATGTCCTTAATCGCCACGTCGAACCCCAGAGTCCTGTCCACGGGATTACCAGTCTCCTTGTCCATGATGTCAAAATTAATCTGTAGGAAATAATATTATGATTGTCAATTTATGTTTAGATATTCTGTTTAAGATAGTTTTAGATAATCTGTCTGTTCgtccgtcagtctgtctgtccgtccttctgtctgtgtgtgttgatgcTCACATGAAAGATGGGGTATGTCTCCCTGTCGATGGACTTGTGTACATAAACCACTCCGTCCGTGTCACCGATGGAGAACACGCCAATCGGTTCCTCGGTCACTCCGGTTCCACTTATACGGAACTGGTAGTTGTTTTTGAGCATTGGCGTTCTATCGTTGAATATCTGGAAAGACAGCCTTGTTGATGAGCAGTTTGCAGTGCTATGAATACTGGGTCCCTGGTTTAGGAGAAGCCCAAAACGGGTCCAGGGTTTACAGTATGACTTATTACAGAGTTATGTTGGAAGCAACTGTTCTTCTGATGAATGACCATAGACTATTTATGGGCCCAGTGCTTTTGTACCTTGTTTGGTGGTGTATGATGTTTTTACCTGTGTGCCTATCTTGGGAAAAGGTCCAGGGTCCTCCTCCACTAGCTCAATGGTGGACAGGACCCACCTTCTTTTGGAACGCACCAGCAGCTCCTTTAGGAAAGGGGATGAGGGCCATTGTACTTCTTTCTTTAAACTCAAATATGTATTTCaaatttttctctctcttttttttctggaAATGCCCATGACATACCCTCTTTTCCCGCTTGTTCATTGTATAGTTGCCAGTATCATGTGCCAGTGCTAATGCAACCATGATTGAGACCTGATGACATAAACAGTGCAAACATGCAATTAGAGAGAATATGTGTGCATAGCACAAAAATATGAAGGTGTGATTCATCCAGTCATATTCCCACCCTGGGTTTGATCTAATAGCCCGCAGGGGAGTCATTGTAGGTAACAGACCTCTGGGAGgcatgagtctgtctgtctgtctgtctgtctgtctgtctgtctctctctctctctctctctctctctctctctctctctctctctctctctctctctctctctctctctctctctctctctctctctctctctctctctctctctctctctctctctctctctctctctctctctctcccatgaaCACTGTTCATAGACATAATAAAAACCACAAATTATACCTAATGAAACATCCAATGAGGTAGCCTAGCGCTTAatagcgttgggctagtaaccagaaggttgtgtgtttgaatccctgagctgactgaAATATCTGTTGATGTgtccttaagcaaggcacttatccctaattgctctgaataagagtctgctaaattactcaaatgtacaTTTAATTAGAAGGAACACTAAGAGATGGACACTTTTAGATGGTCAAATTAAAAAGTTGCACCACAAATTAAAAAGCTGAAGAATATGTTTATTCAGGGTCAGGCATTAAAACGCAATGGGGTGTGTATTATGATGATTTAAGCAAAGCTATTACGGGTGAAGGCAAGGTGAAGGTTTATAACAATTGACTTGGGATTATATTTACTGCAAACAATTGACATGTATAATACATAATAAGCAGTTTGAGAATGTGGGGCTACACCCCAATGAAGGCTGTCCGCTACACATCGACAGTTTTGGCTCAGTACAATAAAGAATCCAAGTTCAGAGTGAAAACGCAATTCGATAGATCCGTGATCGATTAAATTCTGGAGAATGTTACAAAGTATGACGTGAAATGAGGGCACTTGCATTCTCACCACCATGGCCTCCGATAAAGACTTtaggtttaataataataataataataataataataataataggcatCCTTGCACACTCACACTTAAAATCTCTTAAGGATcctcccctttttttcaattttctcctaaaatgacatacccaaatctaactgcctgtagcgcaggccctgaagcaaggatatgcatattcttggtaccaatTGAAAGAAAACGTCTTcgctgtggctcagttggcagagcatggtgtttgcaatgccagcatggtgtgtgcaacgccagggttgtgggttcgattcccacggggggacagtacaaaaaaataatatatatattttttaaatgcatgaaatttaatgtatgtattcacaactgtaagtcgctctggataaaagcgtctgctaaatgactaaaatgtaaaatgaaactCTTTGAAGttcgtggaaatgtgaaaggaatgtaggagaaaaaaaaagttttttgtgTATTTTGAAATGGAAacgaaaggccataatgtattattccagcccatttgcaatttagattttggccactagatggcagcagcgtatgtgcaaagtttcagactgatccaatgaaccattgcatttctgttcaaaatgttgtatcaaaacTGCCCAAATCTGCCTAATTTgttaattaataacttttaatgttcgaaactgtgcactctcctcaaacaatagcatggtattctttcactgtaatagctactgtaaattggacagtgcagttagattaacaagattttaagctttctgccaatatcagatatgtctatgtcctgggaaaagttcttgttacttacaacctcatgctaatcgcattagcctacgtcagctcaaccgtcccgtggacgggacactgatcccaaagaagttttaaagaCAATGTCAATCAGATGGCAATGAAATCTCCCATTTGTCCAAAGTGTAATGGGTATCTGCCTATATGTAGCCTAACTGAACATCAGGGgcaccaggtagcctagtggttagagcgttgggccagaaaccAAATGGTTGCTAGactgaatccctgagctgacaaggtaaaaatctgtcattctgcccctgaacaaggcagttaacccactcttcctaggccatcattgtaaataataatttgttcttaactgacttgcctcgttaaataaaatgaaaatctgttttgctctaggatgcccacaagcctcacaagactcgtctgaagtcggtacagcctcTTCcgacaacttctgtctgtagtatCCAAACGGTTTCGGCTACACACTagtatgacccctctgtggaaagctgagactctcacaaGACCTGTCTGAAGGTCCCCGGTACCAGATTTAAAAAAGGAATGGAACTATATATCGAGATAATTTCGTGCCTAAAATAGGaggataaatacatgtaaaaaataaacatttctgatctttattatatctctcagatattggacagacacttcagaacaaacttcctttagatacTTTtttggggactatctgttgttctgtgtagtgaatctgttattcaatgtgattatattggctaatagcagtaatgccaaattcaatgtgtcatccaataattgtttatatatttgtttgaTACCTTAAGAgatcttaaaattcaaaatcaaatagctaaataatcCTCGGTATGactatcttaaaacaattccatatgttagtttaGAACAGAACCAACATTTTTTGAGGAACATTACCAGAACCGAGAacaaaagtgatctatactgttccggaacagaactgttattttaaaagcatgggaacagGTTATAATGTTGTTTTACAGTCTGGACATTTTTTTCCAAtcccacaaaaaaacacaacaaagcgcctatgcaaaaccctcactgtcactcagaaatatattccagtgtctgcctgctgaaaatctttgccagtgtgtgtgtgtgtgaagcccaCCTGCCCGTCCCTCCGAAGCATGCATAGGGTACTGTAGCTACTGACGTTACAGgcgtgattcagaaattagggagagagattttAATTAGAGAACAATGGAtacactttttcaatgctagttaacaATGTTATAGTTATCACATTTCACATTGTATTTAtcaactacaaaaaggtaagaagtgtttttattttaattccaGTGTCGCTCCACACATACaatcttgttagctagctagcttgttagctagctctggtctaGCTCTGGAAAACTCTAGGTGacattatgtgtaatgtaatggatcTGAGAttcatgatcaagggctagctctggtccaacattAGTTAAGCCAACTCACTGaaattcaaagacattcaaagttccttcatagaagccgATCCTCcttaggtataattctgtgggtctaatttagataatgcatgtcataacaagatgcccagtgcTTCATGCCCAGAGCTCTCTTCACCCGCAAAATTTCAGTCGCATGTCGCACCCTACACTACACTTCTCTGTCCAATGCATGTACATAGCTTGCCCACTCCACAGCAAGCTACTCTATCCATTGGTGAAGCGATTTAATGtcaagctaaatgtaaaaaaaaataaaaaaa encodes:
- the LOC115168384 gene encoding cadherin-like protein 26 isoform X1; this translates as MPPRGLLPTMTPLRAIRSNPGWEYDWMNHTFIFLCYAHIFSLIACLHCLCHQVSIMVALALAHDTGNYTMNKREKRELLVRSKRRWVLSTIELVEEDPGPFPKIGTQIFNDRTPMLKNNYQFRISGTGVTEEPIGVFSIGDTDGVVYVHKSIDRETYPIFHINFDIMDKETGNPVDRTLGFDVAIKDINDNAPYFENLVTKASVKESLPEGYLPVPLTARDRDEANTENSTISLRVLSQEPAEPQINLKQVEGTKMSQLTFTGCFDYDKVKMYKVVVEAKDHGKPALSSTAVVNLHIMDSNTHQPVFKNKTYNTQVMEMESNREILRVAVTDADTPNTPAWRAVYSIVKGNEEGNYKIETDPKTNEGILTVIKGKDFEKTTVTNVEIAVENEEPLFVCGSGGPNSPKTLTALPQTVNVAVKVIDVNDPPEFDKKVVNVYVKEEEVTGMLLYTPKVTDVDSDVGKIRYELVEDPAGWVTIDNKTGAVTTVKKMDRESPHVNKDNIYTILIHAIDDGKPPATATCTILVHLGDINDNVPSLAEKELVMCGNKVIVPVEDKDKPPFGCPCSFSLGVDNGDKTLKSHWKLDPANGMEAGLVSLKTLAYGNYTVPLVILDQQGQEAHDIVQVIVCDCGKGDKCRASLHRSSSLGSAAIGLLMAGLLLLLLPLLFLLLCECGGKTFTHLPLNLQEEGNQTLIKYNEEAGGSACKGEPMLILTPTSPNREVIDGMKQATPGIPFIQKTNEMTQETNEMYRTTGRTIVTQVSSSGEGRFSGGGTFQRMGEANGTLRSQGGLGMYQTTSRNNTMRSNSSRYSRLLSNQHISEHIDRKLHMIGDEVDYQPYGYGYEGTGSKCQSLDELSLNNLDNNLDFLGDLGSKFNTLGGICRQDMQEKNIRL
- the LOC115168384 gene encoding cadherin-like protein 26 isoform X2, which produces MGKLSLLQLIVSIMVALALAHDTGNYTMNKREKRELLVRSKRRWVLSTIELVEEDPGPFPKIGTQIFNDRTPMLKNNYQFRISGTGVTEEPIGVFSIGDTDGVVYVHKSIDRETYPIFHINFDIMDKETGNPVDRTLGFDVAIKDINDNAPYFENLVTKASVKESLPEGYLPVPLTARDRDEANTENSTISLRVLSQEPAEPQINLKQVEGTKMSQLTFTGCFDYDKVKMYKVVVEAKDHGKPALSSTAVVNLHIMDSNTHQPVFKNKTYNTQVMEMESNREILRVAVTDADTPNTPAWRAVYSIVKGNEEGNYKIETDPKTNEGILTVIKGKDFEKTTVTNVEIAVENEEPLFVCGSGGPNSPKTLTALPQTVNVAVKVIDVNDPPEFDKKVVNVYVKEEEVTGMLLYTPKVTDVDSDVGKIRYELVEDPAGWVTIDNKTGAVTTVKKMDRESPHVNKDNIYTILIHAIDDGKPPATATCTILVHLGDINDNVPSLAEKELVMCGNKVIVPVEDKDKPPFGCPCSFSLGVDNGDKTLKSHWKLDPANGMEAGLVSLKTLAYGNYTVPLVILDQQGQEAHDIVQVIVCDCGKGDKCRASLHRSSSLGSAAIGLLMAGLLLLLLPLLFLLLCECGGKTFTHLPLNLQEEGNQTLIKYNEEAGGSACKGEPMLILTPTSPNREVIDGMKQATPGIPFIQKTNEMTQETNEMYRTTGRTIVTQVSSSGEGRFSGGGTFQRMGEANGTLRSQGGLGMYQTTSRNNTMRSNSSRYSRLLSNQHISEHIDRKLHMIGDEVDYQPYGYGYEGTGSKCQSLDELSLNNLDNNLDFLGDLGSKFNTLGGICRQDMQEKNIRL